A genomic segment from Actinomyces lilanjuaniae encodes:
- a CDS encoding beta-galactosidase, producing the protein MTQYPDRLIFGAAYYDEYTPAAAGPDRLERDMQMMMEAGFTTIRIAEFTWGTWNPAPDVFDFTHIDRALDAAQRHGLDVIIGTPTAAIPTWLASRHPEVLGVTAAGPNKYGPRQNMNILAPAYRRYGEAAIRALVEHTAPRANVVGFQLDNETKYYDAANPDIQRAFVDHLKDRFGDGQEGLNALNSAFGLNYWSNRVGAWQDFPDVTGTINASLAAAFDAFRRGLVTDFLAWQRAIVDEYRREDQLVTHNFDYEWRGYSFGIQPAVDHFQAADAVTLAGVDIYHPGEDQLTGREIGFGGDISRSLKDGDPYLVIETQAQGQMGWLPYPGQLRLQAYSHLASGACGVMYWHWGSIHNSFETYWKGLLSQDYTPNPTYREAVAIGRELAEHADSLTGLRKYNRIAVMVSNEAYTALEWFSLEAGFPRQYAGGGANYNDVFRWLYDALFDLNLEVDVVPADAPVERLNRYAALIAPALYVTAQATTDALRAYVAGGGHLVTTFRTGVADENLQVFTDRQPHGLSGLLGLGTDQFTRPDGVALRPVGALAAALDDGAAGPTDPAVPTELAASTFMELLTPVDADTLQGDAEVEVLAEYDHHTWSGPAVATRAVGAGSITHLATMTAPALTRAVLRLVAERAGVTDWAQDLAGTVTVRRGTNGRGRGLSYFLNYSRDAVEIALPEGGEDVLGTVVAPGTRLESGATVTIPAWGVLLVEA; encoded by the coding sequence ATGACGCAGTACCCGGACCGGCTCATCTTCGGAGCGGCCTACTACGACGAGTACACCCCCGCTGCCGCGGGCCCGGACCGGCTCGAACGCGACATGCAGATGATGATGGAGGCAGGCTTCACCACGATCCGCATCGCCGAGTTCACCTGGGGCACCTGGAACCCCGCCCCCGACGTCTTCGACTTCACCCACATCGACCGCGCCCTTGACGCCGCGCAGCGCCACGGCCTCGACGTCATCATCGGCACCCCCACCGCCGCCATCCCCACCTGGCTGGCCTCCCGCCACCCCGAGGTCCTCGGTGTCACCGCCGCCGGACCCAACAAGTACGGGCCGCGCCAGAACATGAACATCCTCGCCCCCGCCTACCGCCGCTACGGCGAGGCGGCCATCCGTGCCCTGGTGGAGCACACCGCGCCGCGTGCGAACGTGGTCGGCTTCCAGCTGGACAACGAGACCAAGTACTACGACGCCGCCAACCCCGACATCCAGCGCGCCTTCGTCGACCATCTCAAGGACCGCTTCGGCGACGGGCAGGAGGGCCTCAACGCTCTGAACTCAGCGTTCGGCCTGAACTACTGGTCCAACCGGGTGGGTGCCTGGCAGGACTTCCCCGACGTCACCGGTACCATCAACGCCTCCCTGGCGGCCGCCTTCGACGCCTTCCGTCGCGGCCTGGTCACTGACTTCCTCGCCTGGCAGCGTGCCATCGTCGACGAGTACCGCCGCGAGGACCAGCTCGTCACCCACAACTTCGACTACGAGTGGCGCGGCTACTCCTTCGGCATCCAGCCCGCCGTTGACCACTTCCAGGCCGCCGACGCCGTCACCCTGGCCGGTGTGGATATCTACCACCCCGGCGAGGACCAGCTCACCGGCAGGGAGATCGGCTTCGGCGGCGACATCTCCCGCTCCCTGAAGGACGGCGACCCCTACCTGGTCATCGAGACGCAGGCGCAGGGGCAGATGGGCTGGCTGCCCTACCCCGGCCAGCTGCGCCTGCAGGCATACTCCCACCTGGCCTCCGGCGCCTGCGGCGTCATGTACTGGCACTGGGGCTCCATCCACAACTCCTTCGAGACCTACTGGAAGGGCCTGCTCAGCCAGGACTACACGCCCAACCCCACCTACCGGGAGGCGGTCGCGATCGGCCGCGAGCTGGCCGAGCATGCCGACTCGCTCACCGGCCTGCGCAAGTACAACCGGATCGCCGTCATGGTCTCCAACGAGGCCTACACCGCCCTGGAGTGGTTCAGCCTCGAGGCCGGCTTCCCCCGCCAGTACGCGGGCGGTGGCGCCAACTACAACGACGTCTTCCGCTGGCTCTACGACGCCCTGTTCGACCTGAACCTGGAGGTTGACGTCGTCCCCGCCGATGCCCCCGTTGAGCGCCTTAACCGCTACGCCGCACTGATCGCCCCCGCCCTGTACGTCACTGCCCAGGCCACCACCGACGCCCTACGCGCCTATGTGGCCGGCGGCGGCCACCTGGTCACCACCTTCCGCACCGGCGTCGCCGACGAGAACCTGCAGGTCTTCACCGACCGCCAGCCCCATGGCCTGTCCGGCCTGCTGGGCCTGGGAACCGACCAGTTCACCCGCCCCGACGGCGTCGCCCTGCGCCCGGTGGGCGCGCTCGCCGCGGCCCTGGACGACGGCGCCGCCGGCCCGACAGATCCGGCAGTCCCGACAGAGCTGGCCGCCTCCACCTTCATGGAGCTGCTCACCCCCGTCGACGCCGACACTCTCCAGGGTGACGCCGAGGTGGAGGTGCTCGCCGAGTACGACCACCACACCTGGTCCGGGCCGGCGGTGGCCACCCGCGCCGTCGGCGCCGGCTCGATCACCCACCTGGCCACCATGACCGCCCCGGCGCTGACCCGCGCCGTGCTGCGGCTGGTGGCAGAGCGGGCGGGCGTGACCGACTGGGCGCAGGACCTGGCCGGCACCGTCACCGTGCGCCGCGGCACCAACGGCCGCGGCCGGGGGCTGAGCTACTTCCTGAACTACTCCCGTGACGCCGTCGAGATCGCCCTGCCGGAGGGCGGTGAGGACGTCCTGGGAACCGTCGTCGCCCCGGGCACTCGCCTGGAGTCCGGCGCCACCGTAACCATTCCCGCCTGGGGCGTCCTCCTCGTCGAGGCCTGA
- a CDS encoding glycoside hydrolase family 30 protein, with product MTDTSPASPLAVGADGFQFYATTEADPWFTPETPVTIEPMQTFPGTFLRLDAPAQEIDGFGVCFNELGWVALSRLSEAERNEVLRQVFAPGVGTDLTVCRMPVGANDFATDWYSYDEVDGDFALEHFSVEHDDATLVPYIQAAKAHRPDLTLWASPWGPPSWFKRNKHYACAAPNPMSEQTAFDNGLPPDNQIEEGTDGLILTEEVLDAYARYFGKFIDAYAERGIDISMVMPQNEFNSAQIYPACTWTPEGLIAFLKHLVPEMERRGVKVFFGTMERPDDTMVEKVLADPEVGPHIAGAGFQWDGKRAVPFVHHNHPELKIYQSEQECGDGRNDWRYARYAWTMMRHYFNNGACVYDYWNLALDEGGVSRWGWSQNSLVTVDPETGKSRFTYEYYVLRHLSGFVQPGARFVPTLSYTGYENLLAFHNPDGSVVVAAQNDMTTPQDFVVGVGNKNVSFTAPADSLVTVVVPAEHVEVAPKPLA from the coding sequence ATGACCGACACCAGCCCAGCCAGCCCCCTCGCCGTCGGCGCCGACGGCTTCCAGTTCTACGCCACCACCGAGGCCGATCCCTGGTTCACCCCGGAAACGCCCGTCACCATCGAGCCGATGCAGACCTTCCCCGGCACCTTCCTGCGCCTGGACGCGCCCGCCCAGGAGATCGACGGCTTCGGCGTCTGCTTCAACGAGCTCGGCTGGGTGGCGCTGTCCCGGCTGTCTGAGGCCGAGCGCAACGAGGTGCTGCGGCAGGTCTTCGCACCCGGCGTTGGCACCGACCTCACCGTGTGCCGCATGCCGGTGGGCGCCAACGACTTCGCCACCGACTGGTACTCCTACGACGAGGTTGACGGCGACTTCGCCCTGGAGCACTTCAGCGTCGAGCACGACGACGCCACCCTGGTGCCCTACATCCAGGCCGCCAAGGCCCACCGGCCCGACCTGACCCTGTGGGCCTCCCCCTGGGGGCCGCCGTCCTGGTTCAAGCGCAACAAGCACTACGCCTGCGCCGCCCCCAACCCGATGAGCGAGCAGACCGCCTTCGACAACGGCCTGCCCCCGGACAACCAGATCGAGGAGGGCACCGACGGGCTGATTCTTACCGAGGAGGTGCTGGACGCCTACGCCCGCTACTTCGGCAAGTTCATCGACGCCTACGCCGAGCGCGGCATCGACATCTCCATGGTCATGCCCCAGAACGAGTTCAACTCCGCCCAGATCTACCCCGCCTGCACCTGGACGCCGGAGGGACTGATCGCCTTCCTGAAGCACCTGGTCCCCGAGATGGAGCGGCGCGGCGTGAAGGTCTTCTTCGGCACCATGGAGCGCCCGGACGACACCATGGTGGAGAAGGTCCTGGCTGATCCGGAGGTGGGCCCGCACATCGCCGGTGCCGGCTTCCAGTGGGACGGAAAGCGGGCGGTGCCCTTTGTCCACCACAACCACCCGGAGCTGAAGATATACCAGTCCGAGCAGGAGTGCGGCGACGGCAGGAACGACTGGCGCTACGCCCGCTACGCCTGGACGATGATGCGCCACTACTTCAACAACGGGGCCTGCGTCTACGACTACTGGAACCTGGCGCTGGACGAGGGCGGCGTCTCCCGCTGGGGGTGGAGCCAGAACTCCCTGGTGACCGTGGACCCTGAAACCGGCAAGAGCCGCTTCACCTACGAGTACTACGTGCTGCGGCACCTGTCCGGCTTCGTGCAGCCGGGCGCCCGCTTCGTGCCGACGCTGTCCTACACCGGGTATGAGAACCTGCTGGCCTTCCACAACCCCGACGGCTCGGTGGTGGTGGCCGCCCAGAATGACATGACCACGCCGCAGGACTTCGTGGTGGGCGTGGGGAACAAGAACGTGTCCTTCACCGCCCCGGCCGACTCCCTGGTAACCGTGGTGGTGCCCGCCGAGCACGTGGAGGTGGCCCCCAAGCCGCTGGCCTGA
- a CDS encoding TetR/AcrR family transcriptional regulator yields the protein MPLASSTKRHRMTAAQRREQIVEVTTELVAKHGFNGLSLQEVADAVGITQAGLLHYIGTKNGLLELLLDNRYDRQGTPQDFIDSGDPAATHPDGISLPAYFRYLVAFNEARPELMELYMTLGVEATDPRHPAYDHFINRPDQVWDHYSTFTWRLPPDIVAAGGWETMRPLVEMAIEAMDGAQIRFFRRPPISLTKEWARWEAVLFPSPVWDDYR from the coding sequence ATGCCGCTAGCGTCCTCCACCAAGCGTCACCGCATGACCGCCGCCCAGCGGCGCGAGCAGATCGTGGAGGTCACCACCGAACTGGTGGCCAAGCACGGGTTTAACGGACTGTCGCTGCAGGAGGTGGCCGACGCCGTCGGCATCACCCAGGCGGGACTGCTGCACTACATCGGTACCAAGAACGGCCTGCTGGAGCTGCTGCTGGATAACCGCTACGACCGCCAGGGCACCCCGCAGGACTTCATCGACTCCGGCGACCCGGCGGCCACCCATCCCGATGGCATCAGCCTGCCGGCCTACTTCCGCTACCTGGTGGCCTTCAACGAGGCCCGCCCGGAGCTGATGGAACTCTATATGACGCTGGGCGTGGAGGCGACCGACCCGCGCCACCCCGCCTACGACCACTTCATCAACCGCCCCGACCAGGTGTGGGACCACTACTCCACCTTTACCTGGCGCCTGCCACCCGACATCGTCGCGGCGGGCGGCTGGGAGACGATGCGGCCGCTGGTGGAGATGGCGATCGAGGCGATGGACGGGGCGCAGATCCGCTTCTTCCGCCGCCCGCCCATCTCCCTGACCAAGGAGTGGGCGCGCTGGGAGGCTGTGTTGTTCCCCTCCCCGGTCTGGGACGACTACCGCTAG
- a CDS encoding MFS transporter, whose translation MAQQPASPAEEDTSALSNLAPDTGLPLQRATMVRFGIGFFGISILWAIGLNTIAAVLLPQRLKDIGVDNPTALLGSISAVTALVSLLSNFIFGNLSDRTRSRFGKRSPWVVSGGVLGGLCLFAIGILTNASAITFIYCVCMVGLNMMLAPAIAVLSDRVPETIRGTMSTFWGVGVSIGYPIGAIVGARFISESGASVSGFTLGGILMGIAGIFAVAVWPRERSPVNEATDAGGLVDLLRSFILPIHGAADFWKAFFGRFTMLVSYQMINAYQLYIIQDYLGLSTRESAATVTLMSTITLVVGLIGGFIGGPLSDLLRRRKLPVVMASMCFALGVLMPWIMPTTTGIYLFAFIAGFGYSVYNSVDQALNVDVLPNPDTAGKDLGILNMSTTLGQMSGPVITSTIVTITGAYTLVFPVSIACALIGCISILAIRSVR comes from the coding sequence ATGGCACAGCAGCCCGCGTCCCCCGCCGAGGAAGACACCTCGGCCCTCTCCAATCTCGCGCCCGACACCGGCCTGCCGCTACAGCGCGCCACCATGGTGCGCTTCGGCATCGGCTTCTTCGGCATCTCCATACTGTGGGCGATCGGCCTGAACACCATCGCCGCAGTCCTCCTTCCTCAGCGCCTGAAGGACATCGGCGTCGACAACCCGACCGCCCTGCTCGGATCCATATCCGCGGTCACCGCCTTGGTGTCGCTGTTGTCCAACTTCATCTTCGGGAATCTCTCCGACCGCACCCGCTCCCGCTTCGGCAAGCGCAGCCCCTGGGTGGTCAGCGGCGGCGTTCTCGGCGGCCTGTGCCTGTTCGCCATCGGCATCCTGACCAACGCCAGCGCCATCACCTTCATCTACTGCGTGTGCATGGTGGGCCTCAACATGATGCTGGCCCCGGCGATCGCCGTGCTGTCCGACCGCGTGCCGGAGACAATTCGCGGCACCATGTCCACCTTCTGGGGCGTCGGCGTCTCCATCGGCTACCCGATCGGCGCGATCGTCGGCGCCCGCTTCATCTCCGAATCTGGCGCCTCCGTCTCCGGATTCACCCTCGGCGGCATCCTCATGGGCATCGCCGGCATCTTCGCCGTTGCGGTATGGCCGCGCGAGCGCTCCCCCGTGAATGAGGCCACCGACGCGGGGGGCCTGGTTGACCTCCTGCGCTCCTTCATCCTGCCGATCCATGGCGCGGCCGACTTCTGGAAGGCCTTCTTCGGCCGCTTCACCATGCTGGTCTCGTACCAGATGATCAACGCCTACCAGCTCTACATCATCCAGGACTACCTGGGCCTGTCTACCAGGGAGTCCGCGGCCACCGTGACGCTGATGTCCACGATTACGCTGGTGGTCGGATTGATCGGCGGCTTCATTGGCGGCCCACTGTCCGACCTGCTGCGGCGCCGCAAACTGCCGGTGGTCATGGCCTCCATGTGCTTCGCCCTGGGTGTGCTCATGCCCTGGATCATGCCGACGACAACCGGAATTTACCTGTTCGCCTTCATCGCCGGCTTCGGCTACTCCGTGTACAACTCGGTGGACCAGGCCCTCAATGTGGACGTGCTGCCCAACCCCGACACCGCCGGCAAGGACCTGGGCATCCTCAACATGTCCACCACCCTCGGCCAGATGTCCGGGCCGGTGATCACCTCCACGATCGTCACCATCACCGGTGCCTACACGCTGGTGTTCCCGGTATCCATCGCCTGCGCCCTGATTGGCTGTATCTCCATCCTGGCGATCCGCTCGGTGCGCTGA
- a CDS encoding AMP-binding protein: protein MAAAPRRCAPRRPGAPAAAKLSPARRRHLSGPAAGGDRLRAQPLAPAAGVRASWSATARRCWWPERKGWDREVARAQAQRLPTAHPYPAVHDVAVLLYTGGTTGTPKAALLTHANLRANVNRVPMPHEGAETFLALLPFFQAFRLTFNVLSAVHKAATQVLPPSSTWTRCWPPTDADPLRYADDAGGGRPL from the coding sequence CTGGCTGCTGCACCGCGCCGGTGTGCGCCACGGCGACCGGGCGCCCCTGCTGCTGCCAAACTGTCCCCAGCACGTCGTCGCCATCTAAGCGGCCCTGCGGCTGGGGGCGATCGTCTCCGAGCACAACCCCTGGCCCCGGCTGCCGGGGTCCGCGCCAGCTGGTCGGCGACGGCGCGCAGGTGCTGGTGGCCTGAGAGAAAGGGCTGGGACCGTGAGGTCGCCCGAGCCCAAGCCCAGCGCCTACCCACCGCTCACCCCTACCCTGCGGTCCACGACGTCGCGGTCCTGCTCTACACCGGCGGTACCACGGGCACACCCAAGGCGGCGCTGCTGACCCACGCCAACCTGCGGGCCAACGTGAACCGGGTGCCGATGCCGCACGAGGGCGCGGAGACCTTCCTGGCGCTCCTGCCGTTCTTCCAAGCCTTCAGGCTGACCTTCAACGTGCTCAGTGCCGTGCACAAGGCGGCAACCCAGGTGCTGCCCCCCAGTTCGACGTGGACCAGGTGCTGGCCGCCCACAGACGCCGACCCTTTACGTTATGCGGATGACGCGGGCGGCGGGCGTCCACTGTGA
- a CDS encoding AMP-binding protein, whose translation MGVPARPGTVRPTRAVPSPDTGTTRGPAKTALRREQPAGDGHGLLPQRIALDFKSATLTHTELLEASERAAWLLHRAGVRHGDRAPLLLPNCPQHVVAI comes from the coding sequence CTGGGGGTACCGGCCAGACCGGGGACGGTCCGGCCTACCAGGGCGGTACCGAGCCCGGACACAGGGACGACCAGAGGCCCGGCAAAGACAGCACTCCGGCGTGAGCAGCCTGCTGGAGACGGCCACGGACTTCTACCCCAGCGGATCGCCCTGGACTTCAAGAGTGCCACCCTCACCCACACCGAGCTGCTGGAAGCCTCCGAGCGTGCCGCCTGGCTGCTGCACCGCGCCGGTGTGCGCCACGGCGACCGGGCGCCCCTGCTGCTGCCAAACTGTCCCCAGCACGTCGTCGCCATCTAA
- a CDS encoding HelD family protein, giving the protein MSHTPPSSGDQPGPRQPASAESAEAARRRELDTEQQVVDLAYAELDRQLDRARRSLAETEAQEVSGTHQSRGERDAYAVHYSGLVSSLEGVESRLVFGRMDMTAQAAQAAGGSSPVTRGGARHYIGRTGLQDSAHREVVLDWRAPLARAFYQATARDPMGLVRRRHIDTRDRTVVGVEDELIDVTALGGKDGHQDDGGSGRRTHDLQEEDLQGEGALIAAMSAARDGRMGDIVATIQAEQDRVVTSGGRGVLVVQGGPGTGKTAVALHRVAYLFYSERERLERSGVLLVGPSPTFLRYVEQVLPSLGETGVVSTTMSDLLPGVRARGTEPAQAAEIKGRSAWVEILRRAVRSLQRVPDGPRTIRVEGTSLVLEPSQVREAATRARRSGKPHNQAREPFVLWLLERLTDQYAAATGQDVSDPDTRAWIREDIRTARDARREINLCWMPTTPTGLLERLWTRPQLLETLAPELTATERGLLRRPAGSALTAADVPLLDELAELLGPSEDAQAHQARLEAQRHEQLVAYAAQAIESQELGNGMVSAQMLAQRVQGTGPSLTLAERARADRSWTYGHVVVDEAQELGAMAWRALARRCPVRSFTVVGDLAQYSGPHAPASWQEALAGLGTSAGGSPPRGSRGHSGKRTSGSAPLRQEVLSVCYRTPATIMAAAEAVVGALGHPTPYPVRSVRDLPDCLHVDDLSGTRSAQDDQAWAQVLRSAVSEERDLLDSWAGPGGGRLAVITAEADQETDQVVQALAQDPALAQAMEAPGGDVLRARVAVMAAAAAKGLEFDVVVLLDPDRLAAASPGDLYVAMTRPTRRLRVLCRSTPPQGLDGRHR; this is encoded by the coding sequence GTGAGTCACACACCACCCTCCTCAGGCGACCAGCCGGGACCCCGACAGCCAGCATCTGCTGAGTCTGCTGAGGCCGCCCGTCGCCGCGAGCTCGACACCGAGCAGCAGGTGGTCGACCTCGCCTACGCCGAACTGGACCGCCAGCTGGACCGGGCCCGCCGGTCCCTGGCCGAGACCGAGGCACAGGAGGTCTCCGGCACCCACCAGTCGCGCGGTGAGCGCGACGCCTACGCCGTCCACTACTCCGGCCTGGTCTCCTCCCTGGAAGGAGTGGAGTCCAGGCTGGTCTTCGGACGGATGGACATGACGGCCCAGGCCGCCCAGGCAGCAGGAGGCTCCTCCCCCGTCACACGCGGCGGCGCACGCCACTACATAGGCCGCACCGGGCTGCAGGACTCTGCGCATCGCGAGGTAGTCCTGGACTGGCGCGCTCCTCTGGCCCGCGCCTTCTACCAGGCCACTGCACGCGACCCGATGGGCCTGGTGCGCCGCCGCCACATTGACACCCGCGACCGCACGGTGGTGGGGGTGGAGGACGAGTTGATCGACGTCACCGCCCTGGGCGGGAAGGACGGGCACCAGGATGACGGGGGCAGCGGGAGGCGCACCCACGACCTGCAGGAGGAGGACCTCCAAGGGGAGGGGGCGCTCATCGCGGCCATGTCCGCGGCACGTGACGGCCGCATGGGCGACATCGTGGCCACGATCCAGGCGGAGCAGGACCGGGTCGTCACCTCCGGCGGCAGGGGCGTCCTCGTCGTCCAGGGCGGTCCCGGCACGGGCAAGACCGCAGTGGCGCTGCACCGGGTGGCCTACCTGTTCTACTCCGAGCGCGAGCGCCTGGAGCGCTCCGGGGTGCTGCTGGTCGGCCCCTCGCCGACGTTCCTGCGATACGTCGAGCAGGTCCTGCCCTCGCTGGGAGAGACCGGGGTGGTCTCCACCACCATGTCCGACCTCCTGCCCGGGGTGCGGGCGCGCGGCACCGAGCCTGCACAGGCGGCAGAGATCAAGGGGCGCTCCGCGTGGGTGGAGATCCTGCGTCGCGCGGTGCGCAGTCTGCAGCGGGTTCCTGACGGGCCGCGCACTATCAGGGTCGAGGGCACCAGCCTGGTCCTGGAGCCCTCACAGGTGCGTGAGGCGGCCACGCGGGCCCGGCGCTCAGGTAAGCCCCACAACCAGGCCAGGGAGCCCTTCGTCCTGTGGCTCCTGGAGAGGCTGACCGACCAGTACGCGGCCGCCACGGGACAAGACGTCTCGGACCCTGACACGCGCGCCTGGATCCGCGAGGACATCCGCACGGCACGCGACGCCCGCCGGGAGATCAATCTGTGCTGGATGCCGACCACGCCCACGGGGCTCCTGGAGCGGCTGTGGACGCGTCCCCAGCTCCTGGAGACGCTGGCCCCCGAGCTTACCGCGACCGAGCGCGGCCTCCTGCGACGACCTGCTGGCTCCGCCCTGACGGCCGCCGACGTGCCTCTCCTGGACGAGCTGGCCGAGCTACTAGGTCCCAGCGAGGACGCCCAGGCCCACCAAGCCCGTCTGGAGGCTCAGCGCCACGAGCAGCTGGTGGCCTACGCAGCCCAGGCCATTGAGTCCCAGGAGCTGGGCAACGGCATGGTCAGCGCGCAGATGCTGGCCCAACGGGTCCAAGGTACAGGCCCGTCCCTGACCTTGGCGGAGCGCGCCCGCGCGGACAGGAGCTGGACCTACGGGCACGTGGTCGTCGACGAGGCCCAGGAGCTGGGCGCTATGGCCTGGCGGGCCCTGGCGCGCCGCTGCCCAGTCCGCTCCTTCACGGTGGTCGGTGACCTGGCCCAGTACTCCGGCCCCCACGCGCCCGCCAGCTGGCAGGAGGCGCTGGCCGGGCTGGGGACCTCGGCGGGTGGGAGCCCCCCGCGAGGATCTCGTGGCCACAGTGGTAAGAGGACGTCGGGGTCAGCGCCCCTGCGCCAGGAGGTGCTCAGCGTGTGCTACCGCACCCCTGCCACCATCATGGCGGCGGCCGAGGCCGTGGTCGGCGCGCTCGGGCACCCCACCCCCTACCCGGTGCGCTCCGTGCGCGACCTGCCTGACTGCCTGCACGTGGACGACCTCTCCGGCACCCGGTCGGCTCAGGACGACCAGGCCTGGGCACAGGTGCTGCGTAGCGCGGTCAGCGAAGAGCGTGACCTCCTGGACTCCTGGGCCGGTCCCGGTGGTGGACGCCTCGCCGTCATCACTGCGGAGGCTGACCAGGAGACCGACCAGGTGGTCCAGGCGCTGGCCCAGGACCCGGCGCTGGCTCAGGCCATGGAGGCACCCGGCGGTGACGTGCTGCGTGCCCGTGTGGCGGTCATGGCGGCGGCAGCGGCCAAGGGCCTGGAGTTCGACGTCGTCGTCCTGCTGGACCCCGACCGCCTGGCTGCGGCCAGCCCGGGGGACCTGTACGTGGCCATGACCCGGCCTACACGGCGTCTGCGGGTCCTGTGCCGCTCCACCCCGCCCCAGGGCCTGGACGGACGACACCGCTGA
- a CDS encoding PAC2 family protein produces MRPLFSVQHPADQPVSPRVLIHYFEGAMDAGNAGSLAVEQLLMTLPNERLATFDVDSLVDYRARRPVMTFTHNTYSSVSMPELVLDLLHDDNGEDLLLLHGTEPDYRWDEFVGAVAHLAVSMGVSQAVGIGGIPMAVPHTRPTYVHFHGSQPDLLPTQAEIFGHVELPGSLAAYLEMRLGELGLDSRGVSAAIPHYVARDEFPQGASALLTAVVQSTGLALPVGDLEAAASANRAEIDAEAAQQPEVSAVVSALEAQYDALAPRISAADASGAAPVLDLPSADEIGARLEAFLEANESGDLGQQGWSPSPEG; encoded by the coding sequence GTGAGACCACTGTTCAGCGTGCAGCACCCAGCGGACCAGCCGGTCTCCCCGCGCGTCCTCATCCACTACTTCGAGGGGGCCATGGACGCCGGCAACGCTGGGTCGCTCGCTGTCGAGCAGCTCCTCATGACGCTTCCCAACGAGCGGCTGGCGACCTTCGACGTCGACTCCCTTGTGGACTATCGTGCCCGACGACCGGTCATGACCTTCACCCACAACACCTACAGCTCGGTGTCCATGCCTGAGTTGGTCCTGGACCTTCTTCACGACGACAACGGGGAGGACCTCCTGCTCCTGCACGGCACCGAGCCCGACTACCGGTGGGACGAGTTCGTCGGCGCTGTCGCGCACCTGGCGGTGTCCATGGGTGTGAGCCAGGCGGTGGGTATCGGTGGTATTCCCATGGCCGTGCCCCACACACGCCCGACCTACGTCCACTTCCACGGCAGCCAGCCGGACCTCCTGCCCACCCAGGCCGAGATCTTCGGCCACGTGGAGCTTCCTGGCTCACTGGCGGCCTACCTGGAGATGCGCCTGGGTGAGCTGGGGCTGGACTCCCGGGGAGTCTCGGCTGCTATCCCCCACTACGTGGCCCGGGACGAGTTCCCGCAAGGAGCCTCGGCGCTGCTGACAGCCGTCGTGCAGTCCACGGGGCTGGCTCTGCCTGTGGGAGACCTGGAGGCGGCCGCCAGCGCTAATCGTGCCGAGATCGACGCCGAGGCCGCCCAGCAGCCGGAGGTCTCCGCCGTCGTGTCGGCCCTGGAGGCCCAGTACGACGCACTGGCTCCGCGGATCTCGGCAGCTGACGCCTCCGGCGCGGCCCCGGTGCTCGACCTGCCCAGCGCGGATGAGATCGGTGCCCGGCTAGAGGCCTTCCTGGAGGCCAACGAGTCCGGCGACCTGGGGCAGCAGGGCTGGAGCCCCAGCCCAGAGGGCTGA
- a CDS encoding spermidine synthase — translation MTRKRGFKGVVSRQSRRPDAVQTLPSGPVTTSCSTAELVVRDTGVLLLLDGAESSYLDLRDPAHLDFEYHQQMDAVLTVLRGPEAAVRAAHLGGAGCALARAWDAARPGSRQLAVEIDEVLARLVRQWFDLPRSPRLRIRVGDAAEVVDTLDAGSWDVVVRDVFAAGQVPDFCRTEKFLTSCSSALAPGGLLLTNSLSTPRAPLHQELSVLTAIFGGVLVVADAAAARGRRQGNVVTVARRDPYSTREREEIDRAVRRLPLPVRAWDPADLPLTRG, via the coding sequence GTGACACGTAAGCGCGGATTCAAGGGGGTCGTGTCCCGCCAGTCCCGCAGGCCCGACGCTGTGCAGACGCTGCCCTCGGGGCCTGTCACCACCTCCTGCTCCACCGCCGAGCTGGTCGTCAGGGACACCGGGGTGCTGCTTCTCCTGGACGGCGCGGAGTCCTCCTACCTCGACCTGCGTGACCCCGCCCACCTGGACTTTGAGTACCACCAGCAGATGGACGCGGTGCTGACGGTGCTGCGCGGCCCGGAGGCAGCAGTCCGGGCCGCGCACCTGGGCGGAGCGGGATGCGCGCTCGCTCGGGCCTGGGACGCGGCTCGGCCAGGGTCCCGGCAGCTGGCGGTGGAGATCGACGAGGTACTGGCCCGTCTGGTACGGCAGTGGTTCGACCTGCCACGCTCACCTCGGCTACGAATCAGGGTCGGCGACGCGGCCGAGGTCGTGGATACCCTGGACGCCGGGAGCTGGGACGTCGTGGTACGTGACGTGTTCGCGGCCGGACAGGTCCCGGACTTCTGCCGCACCGAGAAGTTCCTCACCTCCTGCTCCTCCGCCCTGGCACCGGGGGGACTGCTGCTGACCAACTCCCTGTCGACCCCGCGCGCGCCGCTGCACCAGGAGCTGTCCGTCCTCACCGCGATCTTCGGAGGTGTCCTCGTGGTGGCTGACGCTGCTGCCGCTAGGGGCAGACGACAGGGAAACGTCGTGACCGTCGCGCGACGCGACCCCTACAGCACCCGCGAACGCGAGGAGATCGACCGTGCGGTGCGACGCCTGCCCCTCCCCGTACGCGCCTGGGACCCCGCAGACCTCCCGCTGACCCGTGGCTGA